From Streptomyces sp. TLI_105, the proteins below share one genomic window:
- a CDS encoding LOG family protein, producing MATLPPAPRPPGPRGHGREIHTLTEFDAALARSGSLAGLRIQSVDLTDRTFALLSAVTADAVFLGCPMEPEAAAKVRADGALVFPPVPELPFDPYRARLYTPEELFEGISDAGYEGTPDARTYAWFGRTRADGDILSSMLRSLHDDAVSDALDELLDGSRVVGVMGGHAMGRGTEAYAGAARLGRTLARAGLTVATGGGPGAMEAANLGAYLAPFDDAAFASSLDLLARAPSFTPSVTDWARAAFAVRARWPGGGDSVGIPTWFYGHEPPNPFAGHIAKYFANATREDGLLARSTAGVVFLPGAAGTVQEIFDNATPNYYGSRGAPTPMVLVNRAHWTTRLPAWPLLETLAAGRPMAARIALVDSIDEAPEALERLGK from the coding sequence ATGGCGACGCTCCCCCCGGCACCCCGCCCGCCCGGACCGCGCGGGCACGGGCGCGAGATCCACACCCTCACCGAGTTCGACGCGGCGCTCGCCCGGTCCGGCTCGCTCGCCGGGCTGCGGATCCAGTCGGTCGACCTCACCGACCGGACCTTCGCCCTGCTCTCCGCCGTCACCGCCGACGCCGTCTTCCTCGGCTGCCCCATGGAGCCGGAGGCCGCCGCCAAGGTCCGCGCCGACGGAGCCCTCGTCTTCCCACCCGTCCCCGAGCTGCCCTTCGACCCCTACCGGGCGCGGCTCTACACGCCCGAGGAGCTCTTCGAGGGGATCTCCGACGCCGGGTACGAGGGGACGCCGGACGCGCGCACGTACGCCTGGTTCGGCCGGACCAGGGCCGACGGCGACATCCTCTCCTCGATGCTCCGCTCCCTGCACGACGATGCCGTCTCCGACGCCCTCGACGAGCTCCTCGACGGGTCCCGGGTCGTCGGCGTCATGGGCGGGCACGCGATGGGCCGGGGCACGGAGGCGTACGCGGGCGCGGCCCGGCTCGGCAGGACCCTGGCCCGCGCCGGGCTGACCGTGGCGACCGGCGGCGGGCCGGGCGCGATGGAGGCCGCGAACCTCGGCGCGTACCTCGCCCCCTTCGACGACGCGGCCTTCGCCTCGTCGCTCGACCTGCTCGCCCGGGCTCCCTCCTTCACCCCGTCGGTGACGGACTGGGCCCGCGCCGCCTTCGCGGTCCGGGCCCGGTGGCCGGGCGGCGGGGACTCGGTCGGCATCCCCACCTGGTTCTACGGCCACGAGCCGCCCAACCCCTTCGCCGGGCACATCGCCAAGTACTTCGCCAACGCCACCCGCGAGGACGGCCTCCTGGCCCGCTCGACGGCGGGCGTCGTCTTCCTGCCGGGCGCGGCGGGCACGGTCCAGGAGATCTTCGACAACGCGACCCCGAACTACTACGGGTCCCGGGGTGCCCCGACCCCGATGGTCCTGGTGAACCGCGCCCACTGGACCACCCGCCTCCCGGCCTGGCCCCTCCTGGAGACCCTCGCCGCCGGCCGCCCGATGGCGGCCCGGATCGCCCTGGTGGACTCGATCGACGAGGCCCCGGAGGCACTGGAGCGCCTCGGGAAGTAG
- a CDS encoding ABC transporter ATP-binding protein gives MAPPDNDVLWARSLHCALGGSDALSGVSLGVREGEILAVVGPRGSGKTTLLRCLSGQLVAQQGEVWFNSGPVHTLGPAQRERLRRDRFGWIDPEPGLVPELTGWENAALPLLLRGTSHRAAKTAALEWLERLDIGGCARKRPHALTQSQRQRIAIARALVTTPSVLFADEPTATLHRADGAQVLRTLTAAARSHDITVLLATHDGEVAALADRTVTLLDGRRVAAVPPASGAEGVAACSLSV, from the coding sequence ATGGCCCCACCGGACAACGACGTGCTCTGGGCGCGTTCCCTGCACTGCGCCCTGGGCGGTTCGGACGCGCTCAGCGGCGTCTCCCTCGGCGTCCGCGAAGGCGAGATCCTCGCCGTCGTGGGCCCCCGCGGCAGCGGCAAGACCACCCTCCTGCGCTGCCTCTCCGGCCAGCTCGTCGCCCAGCAGGGCGAGGTCTGGTTCAACAGCGGCCCGGTGCACACCCTGGGCCCCGCCCAGCGCGAACGGCTCCGCCGCGACCGCTTCGGCTGGATCGACCCCGAGCCCGGCCTCGTCCCCGAGCTCACCGGCTGGGAGAACGCCGCCCTGCCGCTGCTGCTCCGCGGCACCTCCCACCGGGCCGCGAAGACCGCCGCCCTGGAATGGCTGGAGCGGCTCGACATCGGCGGCTGCGCCCGCAAGCGGCCGCACGCCCTCACCCAGTCCCAGCGCCAGCGCATCGCGATCGCCCGCGCCCTGGTCACCACCCCGTCGGTCCTCTTCGCCGACGAACCGACCGCCACCCTGCACCGGGCCGACGGCGCGCAGGTCCTGCGCACCCTCACGGCCGCGGCCCGCTCGCACGACATCACCGTGCTCCTCGCCACCCACGACGGCGAGGTCGCGGCGCTCGCCGACCGCACCGTCACCCTCCTCGACGGGCGCAGGGTCGCCGCGGTACCCCCGGCGTCAGGGGCGGAGGGCGTCGCCGCGTGCTCGCTCTCCGTCTAG